The Terracoccus luteus genome includes a region encoding these proteins:
- a CDS encoding MOSC domain-containing protein has translation MTRRRPASGVVEAVCVVERVRPGHHHPTAIDKRPRRGRVAVGELGLDGDRQVDTSHGGVDAAVYVFSDEDAALWADRLPSGTAPGTFGENLRVSGLDVSGALIGQRWRVGSVVLEVCKPRTPCRNLSAHVGVEGFHLELAATGRVGAMCAVVQPGELAAGDAIVAAPPPDHAVTVERYVTGFDADAAQRLLDAGITLARPVRAKARRALARTGAHG, from the coding sequence ATGACACGCAGGCGACCGGCATCCGGCGTCGTCGAGGCGGTGTGCGTCGTCGAGCGCGTGCGCCCCGGCCACCACCACCCGACGGCGATCGACAAGCGGCCCCGGCGCGGGCGGGTGGCGGTGGGCGAGCTCGGCCTCGACGGTGACCGCCAGGTCGACACCTCGCACGGTGGCGTCGACGCAGCCGTCTACGTCTTCTCCGACGAGGACGCCGCCCTGTGGGCCGACCGACTGCCGAGCGGCACGGCACCCGGCACGTTCGGCGAGAACCTGCGGGTCAGCGGGCTCGACGTCTCGGGTGCGCTGATCGGGCAGCGTTGGCGCGTCGGCTCGGTCGTTCTGGAGGTGTGCAAGCCGCGCACCCCCTGCCGCAACCTCTCGGCCCACGTCGGGGTAGAGGGCTTCCACCTCGAGCTGGCCGCCACCGGTCGTGTCGGCGCGATGTGCGCGGTGGTGCAGCCGGGCGAGCTGGCCGCCGGGGACGCCATCGTCGCGGCGCCGCCACCGGACCATGCGGTGACCGTCGAGCGGTACGTCACGGGGTTCGACGCCGATGCCGCGCAGCGGCTGCTCGACGCAGGGATCACCCTGGCCCGTCCGGTTCGCGCCAAGGCCAGGCGCGCCCTGGCGAGGACCGGGGCGCACGGCTGA